From the Hordeum vulgare subsp. vulgare chromosome 1H, MorexV3_pseudomolecules_assembly, whole genome shotgun sequence genome, the window GTCGTGCATCTCTTTCGGTAATGAATTAAATGGTTGCAACTCTTTGTTCCCAACAAGTCCAGGTCAGCCAGCGGTTGGGGTTTGCGAATCCTATCTTGTCATAAGCTCATATATTAGCCTCAAGAAGAATTCCGAAGCTTGAAATCATTGAATAGTTTATACATTTATGATTGCAAGAAGCTAGTAGGCCCAATCCAGGCGAAATGATATTGTCCTCGAGGAAGGGATCAATTCCTGGCAAATTTAAAAGAACCAGGGGTAATAAGGTGTGGAAGCTTGACAAATATAACATATCATTGTCGGAACACTACAATGATCTTGCATCCACAAGTATGCCACATCAGTCACCTTCACCTCGTATTAGGTTTCCTACTCTGATGGAAATAAAGCGCTCGAAGATGGAAGTTTGGAGAAAATTAACTCAATGTTGCAGAACTAGAGACAGAAGCTCGTACGTGGTGAAACATGTACACTTTGTGCAGAACAAATAAGCATGTCCTACGAATCATATCCGGGTACTACAAGTGCCGTGATGACCGCCTCGAGGCGGAGGCGGCAGCCGGCGCCCCTCCGTGTCGTGCGTTCCGCTCCACCTTGCGCCGGCGCCCAACGAGAAGGACGCCCTTGCTGTATCGCCCTCTTTCCCGGAGGGTACCCCGCCCTTCTCGCTGCGTTCGCGGCCGCCCCTAGAGGCCATCGCCGACCCGGGTAGGAGTCTGTGGTCTGTGCCGGGGTCGCCCAAGACGCTGGCAGGCATCCCTAAGGCTTGCGCGGCGGCGTCTGGGATCTGCGATCGGAGCGGCTCCCAGCCTGGCCAGtctcttgtggcggcggcgacggagcCGATTTGTTGTCACCACAGCGCCGGATCTGTGAGGCCCTACCTTGTCCCGGTCGCCGATGGGGGGGGGCCTCGGCGAGATCGGGTCTCAGGACGGCGCCGGAGCCAAGCGGCCCTCTACTTTGGTTTCCGTCGACCCTGGTGTTCAAGGAGGTGATGGGGAGATCAGTTCATCCGTTCCTGGTGTCGACAAGACCTTCGCGGAGCCGAGGCAGACGTCCCGCGATACCAAGGTATGTACTGATTTTTCACGAGGTTGTTCTGCAGGTGTTCATCGTATCTGGGAGGTGAGTTTCTCGTTCTCTAAGGATGCATCTAAGGTAGATCAGCGTGGATCGCtagttgttcatctttcttctgggTGGGCTACGATTCGAGATACCGAGGGAGATGTTCTTGCAGGCTCATATCTCATGTATCAGGATCTCAGGATTGGACTAGAATTAGAGATGGATGGTCTTTTAGTTCTGCTCATTAAACCTGATCACTTCGAGGGGGATTGTGAGGTGAAGAATGCTTGGGCTCCTCCCCGGGTAGGTGGAAAATTCTGGGTTCTTGCAGATTACAATTCTGACTCAGACATTGAGGAAGagattcctccttcttctccggtACCTTCTCCGGTTTCTCTAGCATCGCCTGCTGGGATATCGGTGGAGTGCATGATCCAGCGAGATTTTCATTtaccgaggaagaagatggatgTTCCGAGGCCTAAACCttggattgggccacttcctaAGGTTAGTAGGAATCCAATTTTACTTTCTGACTTTATTGTTCCGGGTAGTTGGCCCGTGGGAAGGAGCCGACGACAGCGTAGACTGCCGACTGCCACGCATGTGCCGCTGGTGATGCAGTCCACAGGAGCTGTACGGGAGGCGTTTCTCGCGGCAGCAATTGGAGCGGACGGGATGGGTCAGGTGCCGAAATTAGAACTGCAGGCTGGGTATATGGCCCAGCCGGGTTCTAGGcgacccgatgatgcccgagaagACTGCCAGAAGGAAGGAAAATCTGTTGTAGTGCATGTTGCCGATCGGGCCGGTGTTCAGTCCGAGTCGATCTCGGTTGTTGGGCAGGAGGGTGCATTGCCTGTTGCCGATCGGGCCGATGCTCAATCCGAGTCGTTCTCGGTTGTTCCACAGGAGGTTCATCAGGTGGATACCAAGTCCAGCACGTCCCAGTCGGCCTCCAGGTGGCCCGATGAGACTCGTCAACACTGCCTGGAGGTTTCCTATACTACGGTACAACATGTTGAGGCCAAGTTCGATACGAACTCGCTACGTCCGCAGGAGGGACTCCAGCCGGATAGCAACGTTGGCCAGGACTCGGCTGCTCGGGTCTTTTTAAAGCATCCCAGGGTCGGATTCCCTAGACAGAAAATCACGCGGGCGCCGCGAGTCCCTTACACTAGGTCGCTCATGATGTCCGGCAGAGATGTCCCAGCACAGTCGCAACAGCGGGCGCCGGCGGCCTCGCAGATGTCCGGCAGAGAAGTCCCAGCTCAGTCGCAACAGCGGGCGCCGGCGGCCCCGCAGCAGGTTTCCGGTAGCCGAGGACCGGCACCTCGGCTGCCTCCTACCTCGGTCCCAGCGGTGGCTAAGGCAGGAGCGGGCGGTGTTCAGGCGGCCTCCCAGTAGGTCTCCGGTAGCCGAGGACCGGCACCTCGGATGCCTCCTAACCCAGTTCCAGCGGCGGTTAAGGTAGGGGCGGGTGATGCTCAGGCTGTTCCTAGATCGGCCGAGCCAGGAGGGCAAGCTGGGGCTGATTTTAATCACATGCAACCCCGCGGACGATGGGGAGACGATGGGGTCAATGCGTATGGCGCTGGTCAGCATCGTGGTTCGTCGTCACAAGGGGGAGGCCGAGGATATGCTTGGCAATCTAATGCCGGTTCTGGACAGGGTTTTTCGGGTCCTTATGGTAATTTCGTTCCAGGGCCAGCAGGTCCCAAGAGAGGTGGATATAGAGGACGGTGGGGAGGTCGTGGTGGTGGTAGGAGATTACCGCCCAATGTGGGTCCTGTTGCTGCTGACAAGGAGTCAGCGCAGAAGCCTGCTGATATTCCATTAACTGCTACCATTGGAGGTGTACCATCTACTGTGGGTGTAGACAAAGATAATGGACCTCCACGGATAGAAGGGGCAGATCGTCCAACTAAGTGGGCGCGTAAGAAGGAAAAGATGACGTGCTATCGTTGTGGTGAGAATGGGCACTTTGTGTCTGAGTGCTCGGTGGTGCTTTGTGAGCTTTGTCTTAAGCCAGCGCATGGTTCATCCTCATGCCCTCTGATGAAGGGTCCGATGCCCGTTATGAATATCTATGGGGTCTGTTCTGAGGAGTTGATGTTCTTTGAGTCCCCTGCTATTTCAACTTCGACACATACGCCAGATGTAGCTCTTATAGGCAAGATCACCGTTGCCAGTGGTAAGATGACTGTTGACCAGGTGGTGCAACAGCTACGAGATCTGGTGTCAGCTACTTTTAGGTGGGAGCCGATTGCGATTTCGGATTCTGTCTTTAAGGTGGTCTTTCCTTCTAAAGAAGATCTGGCCCGTCTACTCAAATTTGGTATGTGCAGAGTTCCTAGCACGAGTTGTATTCTGGAGTTTGATGTTTGGGCGGATGATGAGCCTCAAGGGGTGCCTCTGGACCAGGTCTGGGTTCGCTTTTATGGTGCTCCGTCTAAGGCAGTTAATGATTTTACTGTGGCTTGGAGTTTTGGCTCTCTAATTGGTAAAACGGAGCAAGTGGATATGGTGTTCACTCGGGCTAATGGGGCGATTCGGTTGTTAGTGAGTGTTCTAGATAGTGCACTGATTCTGGAGGAAGTACTTTGGATTTTCGAGGGTAAGAGATTTACCCTACGTCTTGAGATTGAGATTCCATCGGCAGCCGTTCACACAGCGGTGGACCCTGACATTGACATGCCGGACATGGACGGGGATTCCGGTGCTGGTAATGCAGATAAGGGACAGTTTCCTTCTCAGCCTCATACTGCTTCTGGGTCGGCTGCACTGGATTCGAAGGAGGGGGAGACTGAGCCGGCAGCAGGGGGGGTGTGACTCCAGGGGCTCAGCTACGCTTTGGTTCATTCCTGCCAGACACGGTGCCGGTTAGACTCGGCGATTCACAGATGAAGAGGTCCTTTGGGAAGCAAGCTGCTGGGGCATCGGCGCAACCTTCCTCCCCGGCTGTGGGTCTACAGCTGATTTCTCTGGATCGTTACCTGCTGCAGGTCAGACAGGAGGATGATAGGACAACACTGTCTGTGCCGAGTATGGGGTCAGTGCAGGAGGTTTCTGGATTTTCTAGTATATCCACCCAGGCAGGGACTATGGTCGCCGATTCTCCGGCGGCTCCGCTGATGGAGACACCTCATACCTTTATCTCTGAGGAAGCGGTCATACAGTTTGGGGGTATTCCAGATCCTGTGACGTCGGACCGGAGGGTTAGCGACCGGATTCAGAACCAGCCAGATGCGGATGATTGGCAGATGGATCGGGCGTCTAGGATTGCAAAATTGAAGGATGCTGAATCGTCAACAGGTATGTCGGTTAATTTGGAGCATTCTATTTTGCAGTTTTCATCTCCTGAAATTATTGAAAAAGCGTCAGCCATTGGGGTCTCGCTTGGTAATACGAATGCGGAAGTTGTGAAATCTATTAATGAATTATTAAACCTAGAGGTTGATAGGGCGTTGGATATCGTTAGGAATTTAGCTGCGGTTAAACCAATGACAGATGCAGAGATTTCTAACCTTGGGGGGCTGAATTCTTTATGTCAGAATCTATACCCCATAGATGAGCTTAATGAAGGTCAGGATTCGGTTCTTGATAACACTTTAGGTGACGACGGTGTTGGTCATAATGACTCCAATGATCACGGTTATATGGACCAGGGTCAAGGGCAGAAAATTAAACGGACCTGGAATAGGAAAGTTTATCCGGTCTCTTCTATTCGTAGGAGTGCACGCTTTAAGACTGCTAAGAAATTCTATGACGAAAGATGAGAGGGATTTTTTGAAATAGCAGAGGTCTTCGCGACTTGGCTAAAACTAGATTCCTCGCTGAAGCCACGACGGAGCACAAGCTCGACTTTATTGTCGTCCTAGAGACTGGGAGAGATAAGTTCTCCTCTCAGTTTCTGAGCTCCCTCTCAGCAGGGATTGATTTTGATTGGCACTGTCTTCCACCAAGAGGAAGGTCTGGAGGGATATTACTAGGAGTTAGATGTGATACACTCCAGGTTAGGGAAGTAGTGTTCGGTGATTTTGCGGTGAAATTCAAGATTACATCCAAAATGGATGGTTTCAGGTGGGCTCTAGTAGCCGTGTATGGGGCTGCTCAGCCTGAGCTTAAATCTGAATTCTTGGCCGACTTAGTTCGCATCTGTGATGAACAACTGCCTCTACTGATTGGTGGAGATTTTAATATTATTCGTTGGGCCTATGAAAAGAATAATAGCAATTTGATGGTAGATGGCCATTCTTGTTCAATACTATTATTGAGAGCCTAGAACTACGGGAGATAGAACTCACAGGTAGGAATTTCACTTGGGCAAATTCCCTTCCAAATCAAACTTTTGAGAAGTTAGATAGAGTTCTTACCAGTGTGGACTGGGAACAGAAGTTTCCTTTGGTTTCGGTTCGTGCACTCCAAAGGGCGATTTCGGATCATACCCCCTTGTTGTTGGATACTGGGGATGCCTTATATCTGGGTAATAAAGATAGTTTCTCTTTCGAATCCAGCTGGTTCTTAAGGGAGGGATTTATGGACCTGGTTCACAGGGAATGGAATAGGTCATCGGGCGGTTCAACGAGTATACAACGTTGGCAAAATAAAATCAGACACCTGAGACAGTACCTTCGCGGTTGGGCCAAGCATGTCTCGGGGACATATAAAGATGAGAGAGATAGGCTCATAAACTCTATCGATGAGCTGGATAGAAAAGCAAAGAACTCTGTTTTAGATGGAGATGAACGTCAACTAAGATTTGAGGCGGAACAAAGGCCCCGTTCTCTTCTcagagaggaggagatgaagtgggCGAATAGAGCTAAAGTTAAAGCTATTATTCTTGGGGATAATAACACTAAGTTCTTCCATTTAATAGCTAATGGCAAGCACAGAAAGAAGAGGATAGTGCAGCTTGAACAGGATGAAGGCACCATAGTTGGTCATGAGAACCTAAAATTATATATCTCTA encodes:
- the LOC123404823 gene encoding uncharacterized protein LOC123404823, producing the protein MKRSFGKQAAGASAQPSSPAVGLQLISLDRYLLQVRQEDDRTTLSVPSMGSVQEVSGFSSISTQAGTMVADSPAAPLMETPHTFISEEAVIQFGGIPDPVTSDRRVSDRIQNQPDADDWQMDRASRIAKLKDAESSTGYLPNYRTDPHMVVTNSCGSQGAYGYWVCPLGDGSTGYLQPVWMAAY